From the genome of Desulfobacteraceae bacterium, one region includes:
- the ligA gene encoding NAD-dependent DNA ligase LigA yields the protein MPDSVTPEVREEAERLRAALHHHNYRYYVLDDPEVSDAEYDRLMQALIRLETRFPQLRTPDSPTLRVGAPPLEKFATARHSVPMLSLENGFDDADIREFDARIKRLLAVQELIRYTAEPKLDGLAVELVYREGLLVMAATRGDGFSGEVITENVRTIRSVPLRLRSPEGRSIPPLLEVRGEVFIGRAGFRKLNQERLEAGLAPFANPRNAAAGSLRQLDSRVTAGRPLEIFCYGVGAVDGRPLAAHSDTLRYLSTLGFRINPLVREKITIEETLAFFRRLAAERHELPYEIDGMVVKVDRLDFQQALGATARSPRWAIAYKFAALQETTRIRDIQVQVGRTGAITPVALLEPVSVGGVTVSRATLHNADEIAKKDIRIGDRVLVQRAGDVIPEVVKALPSLRDGSQRPFQMPDTCPVCGAPVVRLAGEVVMRCNNASCPAQIKEGIRHFAAKGAFDIDGLGEKLVAQLVDKGLIASYADIFGLEAQQLASLERMGEKSAENLVRAIAASRTIPLARFLYALGIRHVGEHIARLLAEHFKSVEALAAASEEQIAAVAGVGPVVAGSVRAFFDQAENRRAVQALLVCGVRIVAPAAGPAVGNPFAGQRFVLTGTLESMPRSQAKARIERLGGTVSNSVSAKTRFVVAGSAPGSKRARAEALGVAVIDEERFLVLLEAAEGPGD from the coding sequence ATGCCCGATTCTGTGACCCCCGAGGTGCGCGAAGAGGCGGAGCGGCTGCGGGCCGCGCTGCACCACCACAACTACCGTTACTACGTCCTGGATGATCCCGAGGTTTCCGATGCCGAATACGACCGTCTGATGCAGGCCCTCATCCGGCTGGAAACCCGCTTCCCCCAGTTGCGCACGCCGGACTCGCCCACCCTGCGCGTGGGCGCCCCGCCCCTTGAAAAATTCGCCACCGCCCGCCACAGCGTGCCCATGCTGAGCCTGGAGAACGGCTTTGACGACGCTGACATCCGCGAGTTCGATGCCCGTATCAAACGCCTGCTGGCCGTCCAGGAGCTGATCCGCTACACGGCGGAGCCCAAACTGGACGGCCTGGCGGTGGAGCTGGTCTACCGGGAGGGGCTGCTGGTGATGGCCGCCACCCGGGGCGACGGCTTCAGCGGGGAGGTGATCACGGAAAACGTGCGCACCATTCGGAGCGTTCCGCTGCGCCTGCGGTCCCCCGAAGGCCGGTCGATTCCCCCGCTGCTGGAGGTGCGTGGCGAGGTGTTCATCGGGCGGGCGGGGTTTCGCAAGCTCAACCAGGAACGCCTGGAGGCTGGCCTGGCGCCCTTCGCCAACCCGCGCAATGCCGCCGCCGGTTCCCTGCGGCAGCTGGATTCCCGGGTGACTGCCGGGCGCCCGCTGGAGATTTTCTGCTACGGGGTGGGCGCCGTGGACGGCCGGCCGCTGGCTGCCCACAGCGACACCCTGCGGTATCTGAGCACTCTCGGCTTCCGGATCAACCCCCTCGTGCGGGAGAAGATCACCATCGAGGAGACGCTGGCCTTTTTTCGCCGCCTGGCGGCCGAGCGCCACGAACTGCCCTACGAGATTGACGGGATGGTGGTCAAGGTCGACCGCCTGGACTTCCAGCAGGCCCTGGGGGCCACCGCGCGCAGCCCGCGCTGGGCGATCGCTTACAAATTTGCGGCCCTGCAGGAGACCACGCGCATCCGCGACATCCAGGTCCAGGTGGGGCGCACCGGCGCCATCACCCCGGTTGCCTTGCTGGAGCCGGTCAGCGTCGGCGGGGTGACCGTCAGCCGGGCGACCCTGCACAACGCCGATGAAATCGCCAAAAAGGATATCCGCATTGGGGACCGGGTTCTGGTGCAGCGCGCCGGGGACGTGATTCCCGAGGTGGTCAAGGCCCTGCCTTCGCTGCGCGACGGCAGCCAGCGCCCCTTTCAGATGCCCGACACCTGTCCGGTCTGCGGGGCGCCGGTGGTGCGGCTGGCGGGGGAGGTCGTGATGCGCTGCAATAACGCCAGCTGCCCGGCCCAGATCAAAGAGGGGATCCGGCATTTTGCCGCCAAGGGCGCATTTGACATCGACGGCCTGGGCGAAAAGCTGGTGGCGCAGCTGGTGGACAAGGGGTTGATCGCCTCCTACGCCGACATCTTTGGGCTGGAGGCCCAGCAGCTGGCGTCGCTTGAGCGAATGGGGGAAAAATCGGCCGAAAACCTGGTCCGGGCCATCGCGGCCAGCCGGACCATTCCGCTTGCCCGGTTTCTCTATGCCCTGGGCATCCGGCACGTGGGCGAGCACATCGCCCGTCTGCTGGCCGAGCACTTTAAAAGCGTGGAGGCCCTGGCCGCCGCCAGCGAGGAACAGATCGCCGCCGTCGCCGGGGTCGGACCGGTGGTGGCCGGCAGCGTGAGGGCCTTTTTCGACCAGGCCGAAAACCGGCGGGCCGTGCAGGCCCTGCTGGTGTGCGGGGTGCGGATCGTGGCGCCCGCGGCCGGGCCCGCGGTTGGGAACCCCTTCGCGGGGCAGCGCTTCGTTCTGACCGGCACACTGGAATCCATGCCGCGCAGCCAGGCCAAGGCGCGCATCGAGCGGCTGGGGGGGACGGTCTCAAACAGCGTCAGCGCCAAGACGCGCTTCGTCGTGGCCGGCAGCGCGCCAGGCTCCAAACGCGCCCGGGCCGAAGCCCTGGGAGTCGCGGTGATCGACGAGGAGCGCTTTCTGGTGCTGCTGGAGGCGGCCGAAGGCCCGGGCGACTGA
- a CDS encoding acylphosphatase, with protein MEENTVCAHAIISGRVQGVFYRMETLRAVEAIGGVTGWVKNRSDGTVEAVFEGPRGRVEAVLAWCRNGPPRARVTAVTVSWHDPSGGHERFVITR; from the coding sequence ATGGAAGAGAACACGGTGTGTGCGCACGCAATCATCAGCGGCAGGGTGCAGGGGGTGTTTTACCGCATGGAGACCCTGCGCGCCGTGGAAGCCATCGGGGGGGTGACCGGCTGGGTCAAAAACCGGTCGGACGGAACCGTGGAGGCCGTCTTCGAGGGCCCCCGCGGCCGGGTGGAGGCCGTTTTGGCCTGGTGCCGTAACGGCCCCCCGCGGGCCCGCGTAACGGCGGTGACGGTTTCCTGGCACGACCCCAGCGGAGGCCATGAGCGCTTTGTCATCACCCGGTGA
- a CDS encoding hydrolase, translating into MRRHPFVAEREASLLLIIDVQEAMRKVMGSWEATVAKVRQLGRAANALGVPVLVTEQYKKGLGPTDPELLREIQTSRVFQKEHFSACLEPAFLPAVQDFQRRQIVVVGMETHVCVLQTALDLIASGFQVHLVADAVASRVEQNRETAVDLLRQAGAVVSSAEIVIFQWARRANTTEFRRILPIVK; encoded by the coding sequence ATGAGACGTCATCCATTTGTTGCTGAGCGTGAAGCCAGTTTGCTGCTGATCATCGATGTTCAGGAGGCGATGCGCAAGGTGATGGGGTCATGGGAGGCGACTGTGGCCAAGGTGCGCCAGCTGGGCCGGGCCGCCAACGCCCTGGGGGTCCCGGTTTTGGTGACCGAGCAGTACAAAAAGGGGCTTGGCCCAACCGATCCTGAACTGCTGCGGGAGATTCAAACTTCCCGGGTCTTTCAAAAGGAGCACTTCAGCGCCTGCCTGGAACCAGCGTTTCTCCCCGCCGTCCAGGATTTCCAGCGCCGCCAGATTGTGGTGGTCGGGATGGAAACCCATGTCTGCGTCCTGCAGACCGCTCTGGATTTGATCGCATCGGGCTTTCAGGTGCACCTCGTGGCCGATGCCGTGGCCTCCCGGGTGGAGCAAAACCGCGAGACCGCTGTCGATCTCTTGCGCCAGGCCGGCGCGGTGGTCAGCTCGGCGGAGATCGTCATCTTCCAGTGGGCGCGGCGGGCCAATACCACGGAGTTCCGCAGGATTCTCCCGATCGTCAAATAG
- the ftsY gene encoding signal recognition particle-docking protein FtsY yields the protein MQENLEGFWEALTRLLAAVPREVWWGVLVFILTIVLTKIIQRLAARKTPKPPGKPQVEAPVPSAEDAGAPPRPAAETAPPLAAQPAAQDTAATPTGFLARLTERLGKTRRSLAAGLEGLFRGQGRIDADMLEELEELLITADIGVGTTAALMDRISARKAEIANAEQLKNTLKEEILALVATAPPPPQGAVKPHVIMAVGVNGVGKTTTIGKLAARYTAAGQKVLIGAADTFRAAAGEQLEIWARRSGAEIVRHRENADPAAVAFDTIEAALARGVDVVLVDTAGRLHTKVNLMAELQKIQRTIDRKLPGAPHEVLLVLDATTGQNALAQAKLFQETVGVTGIALTKLDGTAKGGIVIGICNSLQIPLKYIGIGEKIADLQDFDPQKFVSALF from the coding sequence ATGCAAGAAAACCTGGAAGGGTTTTGGGAAGCCTTAACGCGTCTGCTGGCGGCAGTGCCGCGCGAGGTCTGGTGGGGCGTTCTGGTGTTCATCCTGACCATCGTGCTGACCAAAATCATCCAGCGCCTTGCGGCCCGCAAAACGCCCAAACCGCCCGGCAAGCCGCAGGTGGAAGCGCCCGTGCCATCCGCTGAAGACGCCGGGGCCCCTCCCCGCCCCGCCGCCGAAACCGCTCCGCCCCTTGCTGCACAACCGGCAGCTCAGGATACGGCCGCCACGCCGACGGGCTTTCTGGCGCGCCTCACGGAGCGCCTGGGCAAAACCCGCCGCTCGCTGGCGGCGGGCCTCGAAGGCCTCTTCCGCGGCCAGGGCAGGATCGACGCCGACATGCTCGAAGAGCTGGAGGAGCTTCTGATCACCGCCGATATCGGGGTGGGGACCACCGCGGCGCTGATGGACCGGATTTCAGCGCGCAAGGCCGAGATCGCCAACGCCGAACAGCTCAAAAACACCCTCAAGGAGGAAATCCTGGCGCTCGTGGCCACGGCGCCGCCGCCGCCCCAGGGCGCCGTTAAACCCCATGTGATCATGGCGGTGGGGGTCAACGGCGTCGGCAAAACCACCACCATCGGCAAGCTGGCCGCGCGCTACACGGCGGCCGGGCAAAAGGTGCTGATCGGCGCCGCGGACACCTTCAGGGCCGCCGCCGGCGAACAGCTGGAAATCTGGGCCCGGCGCTCCGGGGCCGAGATCGTCCGCCACCGCGAAAACGCCGATCCCGCCGCCGTGGCCTTCGACACCATCGAAGCGGCCCTGGCCCGCGGGGTGGACGTGGTGCTCGTGGACACCGCCGGGCGATTGCACACCAAAGTCAACCTGATGGCCGAACTCCAGAAGATTCAGCGCACCATCGACCGTAAACTGCCCGGCGCGCCCCACGAAGTCCTGCTGGTACTGGACGCCACCACCGGCCAGAACGCCCTGGCCCAGGCCAAACTCTTCCAGGAGACCGTGGGCGTCACCGGCATCGCCCTGACCAAGTTGGACGGAACGGCCAAGGGCGGCATCGTGATCGGCATCTGCAACAGCCTCCAGATCCCGCTGAAATACATCGGCATCGGCGAAAAGATCGCAGACCTCCAGGATTTCGACCCCCAGAAGTTCGTCAGCGCCCTCTTTTAA
- the smc gene encoding chromosome segregation protein SMC: MKLKKLEITGFKSFSEKAVIHFPPGISAIVGPNGCGKSNIVDALRWVMGEQSLKQLRGKIKEDIIFAGTDGKPGMNLAEVSLTLVNDNGSAPEELKDFSEIMLTRRLYRSGESAYLLNKAPCRLKDIHNIFLGSGMGAKSYAVIQQGNIGAITDAGPEERRIFIEEAAGVTRYKSRKNEALAKVEATRQNLLRLADIITEVQRQTSGLRRQAKKAAQYKALKRRIRSLDIRLALDRHDRLTAAIAKTDALLVELKDADLAHCARVKRLDAAVEGIKLKRWQKNQEIADQKNRKFESQREIDRIENDLAHLRQEVGRLGRETGELESARRDLTGRNETIAVEIDQEERAAAAAEAEIETLQAAVRRGQADAEGTKQELAELNRTLETAKAALMQGVAEEARAKNICQNAANNRESLERRLKRLDEEELAATRSLAEAEKAEGAVRNQLTAIREEIAQLDCQANATEGQLKLQSQSLGAQVKAVLTLENEKSQLRSRHAALKKMEANFEGYRDGVRAIMTATGGAAASDGQLPAQVLGLVADILEPEAAYQAAVEAALGEALQHILVSRQEDAAALAAHLREKGLGRSGFIPLADIRPAAPADRPTGERLLDHVAPRPGFEAVCTALLGHVDVAPSLPEAVARWNAGGRRRTLVTPAAEMVTSDGILIGGSREDGAGILAKKREIRELGSRITALEARLDEARGQQKTLEQTVRDLETGLQKQRMAQKQSAQEEVALEKAHYRAAEAVKQARRRLEIARLEQEQVMGEAKDIDAQLARCHQAVARIQAEVRDTQQAVALKSREIAEISTRMETFSQDLLDLKLRQTALQARLENNRATLRRLRTFRDDGLKQLTQLAEEIVQKSRKRLAAEEKIDQHEKRLATLSNALEQLEISLEANEASYRTFDASLQETDQAIAAIQTAREAALQKLRLLEVDRSQQTLQREALETRILETYQRPLEDFRRPLAGQPPEVNEAPDRPTAELEVELADCRKRLGAFADVNLGAISEFEALEKRHAFLTGQQQDLEQALGDLQKVIRKINRITQERFITTFNQINEKLAEVFPRLFEGGRAQLVLTAPEKPLETGVELMIHPPGKKLTQLSLLSGGEKALSAIAFIFAIFLIKPASFCLLDEIDAPLDEANVYRFNNLLKIIGDQSQIIMITHNKKSMEFADTLFGVTMEKKGVSKLVSVNLTHPSQAQNAPN, from the coding sequence ATGAAGCTCAAAAAGCTGGAGATCACCGGTTTCAAATCCTTCAGCGAAAAAGCCGTGATCCACTTTCCCCCCGGCATTTCGGCCATCGTTGGGCCCAACGGCTGCGGCAAAAGCAACATCGTCGACGCGCTGCGCTGGGTGATGGGGGAGCAGAGCCTCAAACAGTTGCGGGGCAAAATCAAGGAAGACATCATCTTTGCCGGAACCGACGGCAAACCCGGTATGAACCTGGCAGAGGTGTCGCTCACCCTGGTCAACGACAACGGCAGCGCCCCGGAGGAGCTCAAAGATTTCAGCGAAATCATGCTGACCCGCCGGCTCTACCGCTCGGGGGAAAGCGCCTACCTGCTCAACAAGGCCCCCTGCCGGCTGAAGGACATCCACAACATTTTCCTGGGAAGCGGCATGGGCGCCAAGTCCTACGCCGTCATCCAGCAGGGCAATATCGGCGCCATCACAGACGCCGGGCCGGAAGAGCGGCGTATTTTCATCGAAGAGGCTGCCGGCGTCACCCGCTACAAGAGCCGCAAAAACGAGGCCCTGGCCAAGGTCGAGGCCACCCGCCAGAACCTGTTGCGGCTGGCCGACATCATCACCGAGGTCCAGCGGCAGACCAGCGGACTGCGGCGGCAGGCCAAAAAGGCCGCTCAGTACAAGGCCCTCAAGCGCCGCATCCGCAGCCTGGACATCCGCCTGGCCCTTGACCGCCACGACCGGTTGACCGCGGCGATCGCCAAAACCGACGCGCTGCTGGTGGAATTGAAGGATGCCGACCTGGCCCACTGCGCCCGGGTCAAAAGGCTGGATGCCGCGGTCGAGGGCATCAAGCTCAAGCGCTGGCAGAAAAACCAGGAAATCGCGGATCAGAAAAACCGCAAGTTCGAAAGCCAGCGGGAAATCGACCGCATCGAGAACGATCTGGCGCACCTGCGCCAGGAGGTAGGGCGCCTGGGGCGTGAAACCGGCGAGCTTGAAAGCGCCCGCCGCGACCTGACGGGCAGAAACGAGACCATCGCGGTGGAGATCGATCAGGAGGAACGCGCGGCCGCCGCGGCCGAGGCCGAGATCGAAACCCTGCAGGCCGCGGTGCGCCGGGGACAGGCGGACGCCGAGGGCACGAAACAGGAGCTGGCGGAACTCAACCGGACGCTTGAAACCGCCAAAGCCGCCCTGATGCAGGGGGTGGCCGAAGAGGCCCGCGCCAAAAACATCTGCCAGAATGCCGCCAACAACCGCGAAAGCCTTGAGCGCCGCCTGAAGCGCCTGGACGAGGAGGAGCTGGCCGCCACCCGCAGCCTGGCCGAAGCGGAAAAGGCCGAGGGTGCCGTCCGGAACCAGCTGACCGCCATCCGGGAGGAAATCGCCCAGCTCGACTGCCAGGCCAACGCCACCGAAGGCCAGTTGAAGCTCCAAAGCCAGTCCCTGGGAGCCCAGGTCAAGGCTGTCTTAACCCTCGAAAACGAAAAAAGCCAGCTACGCTCACGCCACGCGGCGCTCAAAAAAATGGAAGCCAATTTCGAGGGCTACCGCGACGGGGTGCGGGCCATCATGACCGCCACGGGCGGTGCTGCGGCATCCGATGGGCAACTGCCGGCGCAGGTGCTCGGCCTGGTGGCCGATATCCTGGAGCCCGAGGCCGCCTACCAGGCCGCGGTGGAAGCCGCCCTGGGAGAGGCGCTGCAGCACATCCTCGTCTCCCGCCAGGAGGACGCGGCCGCACTGGCCGCCCACCTGCGGGAAAAGGGCCTTGGCCGCAGCGGCTTCATTCCCCTGGCCGACATCCGGCCGGCAGCCCCGGCAGACCGGCCGACGGGCGAGCGGCTGCTGGACCACGTCGCCCCCCGCCCGGGGTTTGAAGCGGTCTGCACCGCCCTACTGGGCCATGTCGACGTCGCGCCCAGCCTGCCGGAGGCCGTGGCCCGCTGGAACGCCGGGGGCCGCCGGCGGACCCTGGTGACCCCTGCCGCCGAGATGGTGACCTCGGATGGCATTCTGATCGGCGGCAGCCGGGAGGACGGCGCCGGCATTCTCGCCAAGAAGCGCGAAATCCGAGAGCTCGGCAGCCGCATCACGGCCCTCGAGGCCCGCCTTGACGAGGCCCGGGGGCAGCAAAAAACCCTGGAGCAGACGGTGCGCGACCTGGAAACAGGGCTCCAGAAGCAGCGGATGGCCCAAAAACAGAGTGCCCAGGAGGAGGTCGCACTGGAAAAGGCCCACTACCGGGCCGCCGAGGCGGTCAAACAGGCCCGCCGGCGTCTGGAAATCGCCCGGCTGGAGCAGGAACAGGTGATGGGCGAGGCCAAAGACATCGACGCCCAGTTGGCCAGGTGCCATCAGGCGGTGGCCCGCATCCAGGCCGAAGTCCGGGACACCCAGCAGGCCGTGGCCCTCAAATCCCGGGAGATTGCGGAGATTTCAACTCGCATGGAAACCTTCAGCCAGGATCTGCTGGATTTGAAACTGCGCCAGACCGCGCTCCAGGCGCGCCTTGAAAACAACCGGGCGACCCTTAGGCGTCTGCGCACCTTCCGCGATGACGGGCTGAAGCAATTGACGCAGCTGGCTGAGGAAATTGTCCAGAAAAGCCGGAAGCGTCTGGCCGCCGAGGAAAAGATCGACCAGCACGAAAAGCGGCTGGCGACGCTCAGCAACGCCTTGGAGCAGCTGGAGATTTCCCTTGAAGCCAACGAGGCCAGCTACCGTACCTTTGACGCCAGCTTGCAGGAAACCGACCAGGCGATCGCCGCCATCCAGACCGCCCGTGAGGCGGCGCTTCAAAAACTGCGGCTGCTGGAGGTGGACCGCAGCCAACAGACGCTGCAACGAGAAGCCCTGGAAACCCGGATCCTGGAGACCTACCAGCGCCCCCTGGAGGACTTTCGGCGGCCCCTGGCCGGTCAGCCCCCCGAGGTAAACGAGGCACCCGACCGGCCGACAGCCGAGCTGGAGGTCGAGCTGGCCGATTGCCGCAAACGGCTCGGGGCTTTCGCTGACGTCAACCTGGGCGCGATCAGCGAGTTCGAGGCGCTTGAAAAGCGCCACGCCTTTTTGACCGGCCAGCAGCAAGACCTGGAACAGGCCCTGGGGGATCTGCAGAAGGTGATCCGCAAGATCAACCGCATCACCCAGGAGCGTTTCATCACGACCTTCAACCAGATCAACGAGAAGCTGGCCGAGGTCTTCCCGCGCCTCTTTGAGGGCGGCAGGGCCCAGCTGGTGCTGACCGCACCCGAGAAACCCCTTGAAACCGGCGTGGAGTTGATGATACACCCTCCCGGTAAAAAACTCACCCAGCTGAGCCTGCTTTCCGGCGGCGAAAAGGCGCTCTCCGCCATCGCCTTCATTTTCGCCATCTTTCTGATCAAGCCGGCATCCTTCTGCCTGCTGGACGAAATTGATGCCCCCCTGGACGAGGCCAACGTTTACCGGTTCAACAACCTGCTGAAAATCATCGGCGACCAGTCCCAGATCATCATGATCACCCACAACAAGAAAAGCATGGAATTTGCCGACACCCTCTTTGGGGTGACCATGGAGAAGAAGGGCGTATCCAAGCTGGTGTCGGTCAACCTGACCCACCCCTCCCAGGCTCAGAACGCCCCGAATTGA
- a CDS encoding amino acid ABC transporter ATP-binding protein, with translation MIAVRNVYKTFYAPHKVQALVNITNEIQAGEVVVVIGPSGSGKSTYLRCLNRLESADSGHILIEGIDILDPKTNINKVRAEVGMVFQSFNLFPHKSVLENITLAQQVVRKRSKADAHQKAMALLAKVGIQDKAGVYPDQLSGGQQQRVAIARALAMDPKVMLFDEPTSALDPEMIGEVLDVMKNLAREGMTMVVVTHEMGFAREVADRVIFMDHGAVVEEGTPEHFFTNPTHSRTKLFLSQIL, from the coding sequence GTGATCGCCGTACGCAACGTCTACAAAACATTTTATGCCCCCCACAAGGTCCAGGCGCTGGTCAACATCACCAATGAAATCCAGGCCGGCGAAGTGGTGGTCGTGATCGGGCCCTCGGGCTCGGGCAAAAGCACCTACCTGCGCTGCTTAAACCGCCTGGAGAGCGCCGATAGCGGCCATATCCTGATCGAGGGGATCGACATCCTGGATCCCAAGACCAATATCAACAAGGTGCGCGCCGAAGTGGGGATGGTCTTCCAGTCCTTCAACCTTTTTCCCCACAAATCGGTCCTGGAGAACATCACCCTGGCCCAACAGGTGGTGCGCAAACGCTCCAAGGCCGATGCCCACCAAAAGGCCATGGCGCTGCTGGCCAAGGTGGGGATCCAGGACAAGGCCGGGGTTTACCCGGACCAACTCTCCGGCGGCCAGCAGCAGCGGGTGGCCATCGCCCGGGCCCTGGCGATGGACCCCAAGGTGATGCTTTTTGACGAACCCACCTCGGCTCTAGACCCCGAAATGATCGGCGAGGTCCTGGATGTGATGAAAAATCTGGCCCGCGAAGGGATGACCATGGTGGTGGTCACCCATGAAATGGGCTTTGCCCGCGAGGTCGCCGACCGGGTGATTTTCATGGACCATGGGGCGGTGGTGGAGGAAGGCACCCCGGAGCACTTTTTCACCAACCCCACCCACAGCCGCACCAAGCTGTTCCTGAGCCAGATCCTTTAG
- a CDS encoding amino acid ABC transporter permease: MNSLSSIRRPLKGVGYYLWVGVFFLGLLAVCGFLYYATLKIDYVWRWYRIPQYFAYEDTVEIKSDISGSVAEITPEGENALIRIQETGGGEATFRVPAKGVAVAAGDMIFPGDTLSSFKQWKVGILMQGLWLTLKVSVVAIVFGILIGMVAGLARVSANPAFKWSSIAYIELIRGSPLLVQIFIWYFVLGTLINTLLSRQGLSQVPPLWFGVAALAGFTGAYVAEMVRAGIQSIHRGQTEASRSLGMTYVQSMRHVILPQAMRRILPPLAGQFISLIKDSSLLGIIAIRELTKATREVVTTSLQPFELWFVCAILYLVLTFTLSMLLQYVERRTLVQ; encoded by the coding sequence ATGAATTCTCTTTCAAGCATACGCCGCCCGCTTAAAGGTGTCGGCTACTACCTCTGGGTGGGGGTCTTCTTTCTGGGGCTCCTGGCCGTTTGCGGCTTTCTCTACTACGCCACCCTGAAGATCGACTATGTCTGGCGCTGGTACCGGATCCCGCAGTACTTTGCCTATGAGGACACCGTCGAAATCAAGAGCGACATCAGCGGCAGCGTCGCGGAGATCACCCCGGAGGGCGAAAACGCCCTGATTCGAATTCAGGAGACCGGCGGCGGGGAGGCTACCTTTCGCGTTCCGGCCAAGGGGGTCGCGGTGGCCGCCGGGGACATGATCTTCCCCGGCGACACGCTGAGTTCCTTCAAGCAATGGAAAGTCGGCATCCTGATGCAGGGCCTCTGGCTGACACTCAAGGTCAGCGTGGTGGCCATCGTCTTCGGGATCCTGATCGGCATGGTGGCCGGCCTGGCCCGGGTTTCGGCCAATCCGGCCTTCAAGTGGTCCTCGATCGCCTACATTGAACTGATCCGCGGCTCTCCTCTGCTGGTCCAGATCTTCATCTGGTATTTCGTCCTGGGCACACTGATCAACACCCTGCTGTCCCGACAAGGCCTGAGCCAGGTTCCGCCCCTGTGGTTCGGCGTGGCGGCCCTGGCCGGCTTCACCGGGGCCTATGTGGCGGAGATGGTGCGCGCCGGGATCCAGTCCATCCACCGCGGCCAGACCGAAGCCTCCCGATCGCTGGGCATGACCTATGTCCAGTCCATGCGCCATGTCATTCTGCCCCAGGCCATGCGGCGCATCCTGCCGCCCCTGGCCGGCCAGTTCATCAGCCTGATCAAAGACTCCTCGCTTCTCGGCATCATCGCCATCCGGGAACTCACCAAGGCCACCCGGGAGGTGGTCACCACCAGCCTGCAACCCTTCGAACTCTGGTTCGTGTGCGCCATCCTCTATCTGGTGTTGACCTTTACGTTATCCATGCTGCTGCAGTACGTGGAGAGGAGGACACTGGTCCAGTGA
- a CDS encoding transporter substrate-binding domain-containing protein, which produces MKKRLVTGLLVFAVICLVAGAPAGASDIELARKSTLEAILKNGELRVGFEAGYMPFEMTDKNGNFVGFDIDMAKEMAKAMGVKFVPVNTAWDGIIPSLITEKFDIIMSGMTVTQERNLKINFADPYIIVGQTILLNTKHEGAVASYKDLNDPKFIVTSKLGTTGEQAVKRHIPKCTYKSFETETEAALEVVNGKADAFVYDLPYCVVFMAQQGAGKLIFIDQPFTYEPLAWAVRKGDPDFLNWLDNFLRQMKNDGRYELIYNKWIKSTDWIESVQ; this is translated from the coding sequence ATGAAAAAGCGTTTGGTAACGGGTCTGCTGGTTTTTGCCGTGATCTGCCTGGTGGCGGGCGCCCCCGCCGGGGCCAGTGATATCGAACTGGCCCGGAAATCCACTCTGGAAGCGATTTTGAAAAACGGCGAACTGCGGGTCGGCTTCGAGGCCGGCTACATGCCTTTCGAAATGACCGACAAGAACGGCAATTTCGTGGGCTTCGACATCGACATGGCCAAGGAGATGGCCAAGGCCATGGGGGTCAAGTTCGTCCCGGTCAACACCGCCTGGGACGGCATCATTCCGTCGCTGATCACTGAAAAATTCGACATCATCATGAGCGGCATGACCGTCACCCAGGAGCGCAATCTCAAGATCAATTTCGCCGATCCCTACATCATCGTCGGGCAGACCATCCTGCTCAACACCAAACACGAAGGGGCTGTGGCGAGCTACAAGGACCTCAACGACCCCAAGTTCATCGTGACCTCCAAACTGGGCACGACCGGCGAGCAGGCCGTCAAACGCCACATTCCCAAATGCACCTACAAATCCTTCGAGACCGAAACCGAAGCGGCCCTTGAAGTGGTCAACGGCAAGGCCGACGCCTTTGTCTACGACCTGCCCTACTGCGTGGTGTTCATGGCCCAGCAGGGCGCCGGCAAACTGATCTTCATCGATCAGCCGTTTACCTATGAACCGCTGGCCTGGGCCGTGCGCAAGGGGGACCCGGATTTCCTCAACTGGCTCGACAATTTTCTGCGCCAGATGAAAAACGACGGCCGCTACGAGCTGATCTACAACAAGTGGATCAAAAGCACCGACTGGATCGAAAGCGTGCAGTGA